From the genome of Alicyclobacillus sp. SO9:
GTTGCGGGAAGTCCTCATCGGACAATGTGGATCGTCACATTTCTCGCTTTTTTCAATAACAGTGTGAACAACCGTAATGTATCGGTTTGTATAGTCGCCAAGTTCTGAAAAAAGAGCTTCGAGCAAGTTCTAGCGTCGGTGTTCACCCCCATGAACATAAATGATTTCACGGACTGTCACGGAGATTTCACGGGCAGTCCTCTTTTCTGTTCCTTGCACCACTTACCCCCTTGCTCTTGATAGTCAGCCATTGAGTTGTCCTTTGATCCATTTGTACGCATACTCAAACATTCCAAGACTGATATAGTGATTCGTTCTAGGGATTTCTTGAAATTCGACTAAATTTATACTTTTCCCCTCGTAAACCTTTCGTAATTCCTTATAGAACTTACGCTGCCCGTCTATCGGAACGATGCAATCGGAAGTACCGTGTTGCAGGAGAATAGGACGATGCGGTAGGTCTGCTATCTTCCGTATAGGGTCAAACACGCGAATCAGATACAATTCTTTATATTGGTCTTTAGCTGAATCCCAACCGTGATACAGAAAAAGTGTAGGCAGCGATTCCGATGCACACTGTTTAGGTGCGAATTGAGAGAGCGGGATCCCGTCAACCATTGAATCTTCGTGTATGACCATTGAATGCATTCAGCACACCCTCAATATGCTTTCCTGTTAAATACTTCTCCCGTTTGAATCGAACTGTTCATTGAACTGTTCATACCTACCCCTACTTTAGTTGCTTCAGTTTCCACTAGCAGATTGTGAGGATGATGTAGCCGATGTTCCATGTGCTGTAGCCAGTGGATATACAGAACTAAGTGACACCAGTATCCCTAAGACGCACGCCCCAATCCATATCCAAGACCGGCTCCGTTTCTTGAAAACAGATACAATGATTGCGATGCACAGGCTAATCAGTGCCGGAATCCTTACAACAACACCGGCAAAGCTAATGACTGAAAACAAAACCAATAACACTGTCAGAACCCACAAGATCATAAGCAGAATTTTTGACACGAATTTCACCACCTTCTTCAAGACCGTAGTCTCATCCCAGAACCTTGTAAGTTTCTAAAGACTCTTGGAGCTTCCGTGATCACATCACCTCGCTTGCAGTCGTTGTATGGAGAAGAGACAGAGACAAGAGAGCGTCCGAGTGTACGTATTTGATTTCCATTTTATAGAACAAACCAATAAATATCTATAATTGACAAAAGATTTCCGCCCCTTTTTTGGATGCAGGAGTTTTCTGATAACATAGAGTGAAATGGATACGCAAAAGAGGAGGAATACATATGATTCGGTGGGGCATTTTGGGGGCGGCTCGAATTGCAGAAGGCGAGCTCATTCCGGCCATAAAGCAGGCGAGTAACGCGGAGTTGGTGGCAGTGGCCAGTCGAGACGCAGCCAAAGGACAAGCTTATGCAGAGAAGAATGGTATCGGCAAAGTCTACTCAAGCTACGAAGACTTGCTTGACAGCCCTGACATTGATGCGGTCTACATTCCGTTGCCCAACCATTTGCATGCGAAGTGGTCGATTGAAGCAGCGAAGCGAGGCAAACACGTGCTGTGTGAAAAACCTGCAGCTCTGACAGCTGATGAAACGAGAGCAATGGTAGAGGCAGCGAACCAGCACTCTGTCCTGTGGATGGAGGCATTTATGTATCAGTTTCATCCGCAATGGCAACGCGTCGGAGAAATTATTGACTCTGGAGAAATCGGCGATGTAAAGCTGATTGAAGCTCACTTCTCATTCAAGCTGGACAGACCTGGTGATATTCGCTGGGATCCCGCTAAAGGCGGCGGCTCCTTATATGACGTGGGCAGCTATGCGGTACATGTATGCCGGGCGCTGGCGGGGGATGAGGTCCCTTCGCAAATCGAAGGTGCTGCGGTGTTTAAGGAAGATGGGATGGTGGACCTTACGGCGTCTGCAGTCATGAAGTTTCCAAACGGCATTATTGCTCATCTGGACAGCTCCTTTGACGTGGCAGGCAGACAGGAAGTGGAGTTGGCAGGGAGCAAGGGGAGTTTGGTGATAAGCCATGCGTTCCGACCGGATCAAGGGGACGCAAAACTACGTATCACAACCTCCGACGGCTATCGAGAGGAGTCGGTGGAACAGGAGAACATGTATAGACTGCAAGTCGAACACTTCGGTAACGCAGTGGAACAAGGTCTTCCACTGCGAAATACTCCAGAGCAGTCTATACGCAATATGGAGATCATCGATGCCATCTACGCTGCTGCAGGGAGAAAAGAATGAGGTATCCTGTCTTAAAACCAGGGGCTGTCGTTGGCGTCACAGCCCCCTCCTCCGGGGTACAAACTGCATTGCATAACATACTGAAACTTGCCTGCCGGAGAATGGAGGAAAAAGGCTACGGCATTCAGTGCGGAGAGACGATATGGACGCAGCACAAGGCCAAGTCCGCAGCAGCGAAAGTCCGTGCAGATGAATTCAACGCCATGATGAAAGATGATGAGGTCGATATCATCATTCCTCCTTGGGGAGGAGAATTGTTGATTGAAATCCTGGAATACATCGAGTTTGACTCCATTCCCGCAAAATGGATATTGGGGTACTCCGATGTGAGTGCACTACTGTTCACAGTGACCGTTAAGACTGGCATTGCCACTGCACACGGCACGAATCTGATGGACTTAAGAGGCGAGTATTCGGATGAGACAACGGCAGCTTGGGAGGCTGTTTTAGCTGCGGGTGGGGGTGGCACCGTGATCCAATATTCGTCAGAGAAGTATCAAACGGAATGGGATCACGATAATCCATCTCCCTGCATTTACCATCTGACAGAGCCTACAATGTGGAAGACGGTGTCTGGTATCACAGAACATTTGAAGGGACGCCTGCTTGGCGGGTGCATCGACGTCATCAGGCATTTGGTCGGAACACCATTTGGCGATGTGGCTGCGTTTCGAGAGAAATTCACACGCAACGAGCCCATCCTGTGGTACTTCGAGAATGCGGAGATGAACACTGTTGAGTTACGCAGATCGTTAGTCCAAATGAGACTAGCCGGCTGGTTTGACCACGCTGCCGGAATTATGTTTGGCCGCAGCAGCGCGAATCAAGCGGTAGACGGCTACACGGTAGAAGACGTCTATCGCGAACTTTCAGCAGAACTCCAACTTCCAATCGTCTATGACGTGGACTGCGGCCACGTTCCGCCCCAAGTGACGCTGATAAACGGTGCGCGTGCAGAGGTGGAGGTGGAAGTGGAGGTGAATGGAGAGGGCAGAGGAAAGCTGGTTCAGCATTTCGTCTGACGACTCGTCTGGGGATGACTGGGGTGCCCGCGCTCGCCGACACACTTCTGACACATTGTGATGCATTCCTGCTGCTTATGTGTCCGATTTGTGAACAGGTGGGGGTCTGCCGGGAAAGAGGGGGTGCCATGGCGTTTGTTAAGGATCCCATTGATCCCTATGACGATACTCGCCAGACATTAGTGATCAATTCGATCCCTACTCCCAATGAGCCATTTCAATTAGGGATCCCATTGATCCCTATCACCCAGGCTGCATTTTGACGCTACCCAGTTTAGGGATCATTCATGACACTAATGTCTCAGGCAAGGGGGCATTAGGGATCGTTGCGATCCCTATCCCACGTCACTCCGGGCAATAGGGATCTTTCGAGTCACTAAGCGCCGCGGGCCGCGCCCCAGCCCGCGCCCCAGCCCGCGCCCCAGCCTCCCAGCAGCCCAACTTGGGAACCACCAGTTAATGCCCCTTAATGCAGAGGATAAACGGGAGGCCCGTTTATCTCCTTCTCATGTTCGTCTACATCTCACTTGTGCCACAAAACTCCGTTTTGGTCCCTTTCTAAGTGGCCGTCGCAAAATGTCAGGTACGCTGAAACTGTGGTTGAGTCCACATAATTGGAGGCAGATACTGGTGCAGGCTGCGAATTGGTGCGCCATGGAGTTTGCTGCCATGGCGTTTGTTAAGGATCCCATTGATCCCTATGACGATACTCGCCAGACATTAGTGATCAATTCGATCCCTACTGCCCAATGAGCCATTTCAATTAGGGATCCCGTTGATCCCTATCACCCAGGCTGCATTTTGACGCTACCCAGTTTAGTGATCATTCATGACACTAATGTCTCAGGCAAGGGGGCATTAGGGATCATTGCGATCCCTATCCCACGTCACTCCGGGCAATAGGGATCTTTCGAGTCACTAAGCGCCGCGCCCCAGCCTCAGCCCGCCTAAGCGCCGCGCCCCAGCCCGCGCCCCAGCCTCCCAGCAGCCCAGCTTGGGAACCACCCGTTAATGCCCCTTAATGCAGAGGATAAACGGGAGGCCCGTTTATCTCCTTCTCATGTTCGTCTACATCTCACTTGTGCCACAAAAGTCCGGCTAGGCCTCCTCCAGGTCGCCAAACTGGCCATAGCCGGGAAGGTGCGTGTCCGCTCGGTCCTATTTCGCTGCAGTGTGTCCTTTCGGTTCTCCGTCAGATTGCCCAACTGGCTGCTGCCGCCGCCGCGGGGTGCACGTCCGCTCAGTCCGCTGCGGCGCATCTTCCGAGCCCGGTAAGGTGCTGTGGAGAATCCTAGGTTAAAGAGTAAATGTCTATCCCAGGATGTCTCGTTGCGTGAAGACCCAGAAGCTCACTGCCAATGCTGCAATGCTCCACACAGTCAGGATTACCATGGAGAAAGAGAAGTTCATGCCTGCCACGGGCGGCGGACTGCCGTTAAGATAGGTACTCAGCTGCAGATTGACGACGGGCAGGTATTTTGCTGTCTGCCAGGAACTTGCCAGGCTCGTCAGGAGTGTACCGGAAATCAGGGCCGCCATCATAATCCCCATACTAGAGGCAGTGGAGCGAACCAGAACAGAGACCATGAACGATAGAACCGCTACGGCAAGGCTGGATATGAACCCGAGCCCATAGGTCATAATCAGATACTTCCACTGGGTAATGGTATAGACGTGAGTGACACTGATGGTACCGTTAGCCAGCGTATGGAATCCCATGGGTATGGGCAAGTGAAAACCCTGGTAACCGAAGAAGATGCCCGAGACCACATAGGCGGATAAACCGACGGCGCCAATCAGCATGGCAGTTAAAAAGACTAATGCCACTAACTTGCTGGCGAGGACCTTCCACCTGGGAACGCCTCTAGTCAGCAGGACTTTAATGGTACCTCCGCTCATCTCCGAAGACACCATGTCTGATGCAATGACCACAACCAGCATCGGAATCAGCAAAAGGCTGCCTTCATCCATGAAGGTTTTCATGAAACTGGGAGCCCCCGGTGCATAAGGGTCAATGTTGTGGTTTAATTCGTACTGAAACTCGGACATCTGTGCCTTAATAACTGCTGATTCGGTACCCGTCAGAAACGGGCTCTTCAATCTGTTTGCATCGTGTGTAATCTGCTTTTGGACGTGTACATGCCAGTCTGCAGTTCCAAGTTGCTTTGTGACTTGTATGCTGGCCTGGTGTTCTGCATAGGAAAACACGGCCATCAAGACAAACAAAATAGCAAGGACAACGTGAAACCGGCGCTTTTTCAACATTTTTGTCAATTCGTTTTGAACGAGGTGGATGAAATTCACTTAAGCGTCAACTCCCGTTGTCTCAAGAAAGACGTCTTCAAGCGTGGCTTTCTGTTTTATAATTTGCTGGATTTGGCACCCGGCTGCAATTAATTTCTCGGTTGCGGCAGTTATCTTCGATTCAGGCAGGTTACAGCGCAAGTGCTGATGAGATCCTTGGCCGACGACTTCAATCGAGAAGTCGGAGCCAGCGGAACTGGAGCCAGCGGAATCAGACTGAGCCGACTCCACTCCAGCCGAACTGGAGCCAGAGTCGGCGGGATCAGAAGACATCCCTGTTGTGCTCTCCGCCAGAGCTTCCTGCAGAACCTGTTGGGCCGTATCCAATGGATAGACATACAAGTCAACGGATTGTGAGGATTCGGCCAAGAGGGCCTGAATTTCTCCGGTCCGAATCAATTCACCGTTTCGAATCATGGCTACGTAATTGCACAACAACTCCACTTCAGACAATAGGTGACTGCTGATGATGATGCTCATGCCATCCCGTGCAAGCTCTTGGAGAAAGGTTCTGAGTTCGCGGATGCCGGCGGGATCGAGACCATTTGTCGGTTCGTCCAGAATGAGCAACTTTGGGTTGTTCAAGAGCGCTTGCGCAATGCCCAAGCGTTGACGCATGCCAAGGGAGTATGTACCCACTTTGTCGTAAATCCGATCCGTTAATCGAACCATATCAACGACTTCTTCAATGCGTGAAACGGCTCCTGGCCCTTGCATCTGTGCCAGCTGGTACAAGTTGTCATAACCGGACAAATAGGGGTACAAGTCAGGATTCTCCACGATACAACCGACTTGCCTCAATGCGGCGAGAGAATTTTTGCGAAGATTGTGGCCGTTAATGGTAATACTGCCTGCAGTGGGGCGGATCAGACCGACAAGCATTCGCATGGTTGTCGTCTTTCCTGCACCGTTCGGTCCGAGAAATCCCAGAATTTGTCCTGCCTCAACGGTAAAGGAGATGTCTTTTACAATCTCATGGCGTCCAATGGTCTTTTTAAGTCCGTTCACTTCCAATACCGGTTGTGTCATGTAGTGTCCCCCTTTCCGGAAACTTTTTTGAGAAAATGTAGATCTCGTTTCAGTATAGTACAATAGAGCGCAAATAAGGAGGAACTCATCGTGGCTGACAAGGGCAATTCACATCAGACTTTGAATATACATAAGAAACGTCGAACTCCATCCCACACCCTCATTCGTATGGCCAGTGTACTCAGTGTTGCAATTGCCCTGTTCCTCGCAGGTGGATTTGTATATGGTGCGTATGCTGCTTCGGGTCATACAGTTGGATCCCGTCAGAAGCCTGCACCTTCAACGATCTCAGGCACCGGCTCTGGTACCGGAGCCTCACAGGGATCCGCATCAAATGGCGGCATAGGCACCTCACAGTCAGGCACCTCACAGGGACAATCATCAGGGTCGGGCAGTCAGGGAGCCGGAGGCGGGAAGGCAGCGGGATCGAACACGGTGCGCGTTGTGGCTTTGGGTGACTCTTTAACCCACGGGTTTGGAGATACATCCGGAAAAGGATATGTTGGCGATGTCATTGGACACTTAAAGCAACAGCACTACAAAGTTGTGCAGTCCAATCTGGGTGTGGACGGATTGACTTCGGCCGGATTACTGAAACAATTGAAGCAACCTCAAGTACAGCAGGAGATAAGGAAGGCTAACCTCGTACTCATCTCCATCGGCGGAAACGATTTAAACGATGCTGCAGGACTGCCTGCCATTCATACCAAGAAGATTCAAGCTGCAGAAAAGCAGTTTGATGCGAACCTCGGCCAAATTATGTCGAAGCTTCGCAAGTGGAATCAGAAGGCCCCTGTTTTACTGGTTGGGCTGTACAATCCGTACGGTGATATTCAAAAGATCCGCAACCAAACCAACCGCATTGTTGAGCAGTGGAATGCAGATGAACTGCAAATTACTCGAAAATATGCAGATACAGTCGTTGTACAAACCTACGATCTCTTCGAGCTGAACCCAGCAAAGTTCCTTTATTACGATCACTTTCATCCAAATCAACTGGGCTACGAACGCATCGCCGAGCGGTTATGGCAGGACATTCAAGGCATCCCGCTGGCTCAAAAGTAAAGGTTGACGCGGTCAATTTCAGTGCGAAAGGAAGTGAACTATCTTGACCATGATGGGCGTTATACCAGCGATGGTGACACCAATGCATTCCAACAACCAAGTGAATTTCCGTGCATTGATGAAGTATGCAAAATGGCTGGTTCAATACGATATTGCCGGGCTGTTTGCTTTGGGTACGACGGGTGAGGGGCTGTTGATACCAAGAGACGACTGGGCCCGTACAGTTTTGGTTACTGTGCAATCTGCTGAAGGAAAATGCCCGGTCATCATCCAGTGCGGCGGAGCGTCGTTTCCGGATACGCAGTGGCGAATTGAAACCGCAGTAGAAAGCGGTGCTGATGCCGTCGCAATAATAGCTCCATACTTCTATCGGCACAGTGAGAAGGCTTTGGAACGGTATTTTTCCGAAATTTTTCAGCGTTGGCCAGAGGTCGATTTCTACCTCTACAACATACCCGTTTACTCCAATAATGTAATTTCGCCAGAGTTGTTTGGAACACTGTTTCACAGGTTTGCGAACTTGAAGGGCATAAAGGATTCCACAGGCAGTGAAAAATCCTTGGAATCGTTTGTGCGCGCAGCACCTGATGCGGTCGTTTACACAGGCAGTGAAGCGATTTTGCAGGAAGCCTATGAACTGGGGGCAGCGGGGTCGATTTCCGGGATCGCTGCGGCACTCCCCGAAATCGTCATCAGTGCTTGGAAGGACGTCGAGACTGAGGACTTTGCCAGGGCACATCAACTGAAAGAAGCAGTCAATCTGTTTGACTCATATTCAACCATCGCGTCTGTAAAAGCTGTGCTTGCAGAGCTGGGATTCGACGTAGGCAAAGCTTTGCCGCCGCTGCGGACCCTGGATAAGTCTGCGCGAGTACAACTTGTGCAAGCGCTGGCTGATATTGGACTGGATATCAAGAAACTCAATCTGAATTCCTGATTGAGCACACTCTGGAGGTACAATTGTTCATGCTGGTAAATCGGATTAGGACCTTCGCAGTTC
Proteins encoded in this window:
- a CDS encoding S9 family peptidase, which translates into the protein MHSMVIHEDSMVDGIPLSQFAPKQCASESLPTLFLYHGWDSAKDQYKELYLIRVFDPIRKIADLPHRPILLQHGTSDCIVPIDGQRKFYKELRKVYEGKSINLVEFQEIPRTNHYISLGMFEYAYKWIKGQLNG
- a CDS encoding Gfo/Idh/MocA family protein, giving the protein MIRWGILGAARIAEGELIPAIKQASNAELVAVASRDAAKGQAYAEKNGIGKVYSSYEDLLDSPDIDAVYIPLPNHLHAKWSIEAAKRGKHVLCEKPAALTADETRAMVEAANQHSVLWMEAFMYQFHPQWQRVGEIIDSGEIGDVKLIEAHFSFKLDRPGDIRWDPAKGGGSLYDVGSYAVHVCRALAGDEVPSQIEGAAVFKEDGMVDLTASAVMKFPNGIIAHLDSSFDVAGRQEVELAGSKGSLVISHAFRPDQGDAKLRITTSDGYREESVEQENMYRLQVEHFGNAVEQGLPLRNTPEQSIRNMEIIDAIYAAAGRKE
- a CDS encoding S66 peptidase family protein, encoding MRYPVLKPGAVVGVTAPSSGVQTALHNILKLACRRMEEKGYGIQCGETIWTQHKAKSAAAKVRADEFNAMMKDDEVDIIIPPWGGELLIEILEYIEFDSIPAKWILGYSDVSALLFTVTVKTGIATAHGTNLMDLRGEYSDETTAAWEAVLAAGGGGTVIQYSSEKYQTEWDHDNPSPCIYHLTEPTMWKTVSGITEHLKGRLLGGCIDVIRHLVGTPFGDVAAFREKFTRNEPILWYFENAEMNTVELRRSLVQMRLAGWFDHAAGIMFGRSSANQAVDGYTVEDVYRELSAELQLPIVYDVDCGHVPPQVTLINGARAEVEVEVEVNGEGRGKLVQHFV
- a CDS encoding ABC transporter permease — translated: MNFIHLVQNELTKMLKKRRFHVVLAILFVLMAVFSYAEHQASIQVTKQLGTADWHVHVQKQITHDANRLKSPFLTGTESAVIKAQMSEFQYELNHNIDPYAPGAPSFMKTFMDEGSLLLIPMLVVVIASDMVSSEMSGGTIKVLLTRGVPRWKVLASKLVALVFLTAMLIGAVGLSAYVVSGIFFGYQGFHLPIPMGFHTLANGTISVTHVYTITQWKYLIMTYGLGFISSLAVAVLSFMVSVLVRSTASSMGIMMAALISGTLLTSLASSWQTAKYLPVVNLQLSTYLNGSPPPVAGMNFSFSMVILTVWSIAALAVSFWVFTQRDILG
- a CDS encoding ABC transporter ATP-binding protein — protein: MTQPVLEVNGLKKTIGRHEIVKDISFTVEAGQILGFLGPNGAGKTTTMRMLVGLIRPTAGSITINGHNLRKNSLAALRQVGCIVENPDLYPYLSGYDNLYQLAQMQGPGAVSRIEEVVDMVRLTDRIYDKVGTYSLGMRQRLGIAQALLNNPKLLILDEPTNGLDPAGIRELRTFLQELARDGMSIIISSHLLSEVELLCNYVAMIRNGELIRTGEIQALLAESSQSVDLYVYPLDTAQQVLQEALAESTTGMSSDPADSGSSSAGVESAQSDSAGSSSAGSDFSIEVVGQGSHQHLRCNLPESKITAATEKLIAAGCQIQQIIKQKATLEDVFLETTGVDA
- a CDS encoding GDSL-type esterase/lipase family protein; amino-acid sequence: MADKGNSHQTLNIHKKRRTPSHTLIRMASVLSVAIALFLAGGFVYGAYAASGHTVGSRQKPAPSTISGTGSGTGASQGSASNGGIGTSQSGTSQGQSSGSGSQGAGGGKAAGSNTVRVVALGDSLTHGFGDTSGKGYVGDVIGHLKQQHYKVVQSNLGVDGLTSAGLLKQLKQPQVQQEIRKANLVLISIGGNDLNDAAGLPAIHTKKIQAAEKQFDANLGQIMSKLRKWNQKAPVLLVGLYNPYGDIQKIRNQTNRIVEQWNADELQITRKYADTVVVQTYDLFELNPAKFLYYDHFHPNQLGYERIAERLWQDIQGIPLAQK
- a CDS encoding dihydrodipicolinate synthase family protein produces the protein MMGVIPAMVTPMHSNNQVNFRALMKYAKWLVQYDIAGLFALGTTGEGLLIPRDDWARTVLVTVQSAEGKCPVIIQCGGASFPDTQWRIETAVESGADAVAIIAPYFYRHSEKALERYFSEIFQRWPEVDFYLYNIPVYSNNVISPELFGTLFHRFANLKGIKDSTGSEKSLESFVRAAPDAVVYTGSEAILQEAYELGAAGSISGIAAALPEIVISAWKDVETEDFARAHQLKEAVNLFDSYSTIASVKAVLAELGFDVGKALPPLRTLDKSARVQLVQALADIGLDIKKLNLNS